A single region of the Brachypodium distachyon strain Bd21 chromosome 3, Brachypodium_distachyon_v3.0, whole genome shotgun sequence genome encodes:
- the LOC104583885 gene encoding uncharacterized protein LOC104583885 isoform X3 yields the protein MASQPPPSPPPSMAAAGDAAPAGLFSGVWSRLHAAASSWRHRRGEATGDGGNEGEEAVRSRLVRRAAAARRVGRKLAFVSFNLEVLVFVYAFWRARRRSLSWRQPIQALPMLVIPALATLIYAAFVRFTRMLDLKYKKRLERLQEEQQKIDSEPREFDQNNQRNIQNCDDMNDATNSLVATDFMAQTPKLSKQCQSSINLRDDVQADMAWGHSKDFQPMPSDGLRQRRFSSGKTYTTNSSAIESSEERTQKTPSVSAHSNQHVHVGDNHRSRSAISSMLAEPANIPHELPAGDGEEEGFGGLCDTVDTRSSPSKENPTSPVGSHSSFRDSDDSRLSEHGISSLPPVELYKVSEEHSLSLPENLEFSTVFIDEAPASPPEYFVAHSILNALSLNPSDVVLSTSGTSEKLLAEGVKEESLLESYKLAPLHTYPLTSENIPTPCSVVDSGVIISSDEETYPLPSVCRNIRSSAAIVNIDTVSPTLNLLPGLLDQGIEDLESSGFHVAEENMMPSNFVEEVSICPHAVKNIEHCLETPEFSLSSHGTEKMEVAENVRELAEEGGEDAREKEMCELYTEKENDTLVNLEDEAPQSEHVASTTDKWLETSEFSLCSQDAKMTEVLGIVSSVTVSPELNYPAFPELLAEGDEDSKEDETSDLHLNEQKGLPFNLENEPFLDTLVVDAAEDSLVSPEFLLCSEEVKMAELHEVSEEVLSESEDEGAFNHQKLVVVSPDDSSNTENLVSNSMSAQCVPDVNVKEVLQGDQEALSALPHESTCHSEEIFLSSGEINNDKVEVQSPSGGQGGLPKSEDEMAFTSLDIPNLLDEVISTEILPDNSGSSECIPDSYGIQSPRDREHAPSETLQEVLLDGSLASSDEGINSEIFSLYSRSSSCVSDVKIPEILRGGTSSEPENDLDFSFDERHPVIFPNMDCTENYANNPRTAVILEANMIETLNVAEEATAGSLHEVSSNFLGTLVAPDVSNGTRQSDKQLDLLSSSFAPIVDAFEPLQTGQGFSEMQCENDFTFQETKMSPKEVNNAENYLANTSDDDQDGNKTSTVALQTAEPRLSESQYEDIFTLPRTYMSPDDINDTQTYLSNDYASDLPQKVESHCPSEKESPQDPLSFEEILVLPDGVSQAANDLGSVKSPSCSKEVNLAAPLGIDQEETQQQDETILRVEDVYASENHFSSSESVDVPETILAETLQGADRLSSEILYDGIFSFEGTSISLDGDNNVEKISNNSGSAVHTAQINTTSLLGLQEGSLKPESVSASSCNDISIMEAPQELPTNAGSEKGECL from the exons gcggagTTTGAGCTGGAGGCAACCCATCCAAGCACTGCCCATGCTCGTAATCCCTGCTCTAGCTACACTCATTTACGCTGCCTTCGTACGCTTCACCAGAATGC TTGATCTCAAGTACAAAAAAAGGCTTGAAAGGCTTCAAGAGGAGCAGCAGAAAATTGATAGTGAACCAAGGGAGTTCGATCAGAACAACCAAAGAAACATCCAG AACTGTGATGATATGAACGACGCTACTAATTCTTTGGTTGCAACTGATTTCATGGCACAAACTCCTAAGCTTAGTAAACAGTGCCAGTCGAGTATTAACCTGAGAGATGATGTTCAAGCAGATATGGCTTGGGGTCATAGCAAGGACTTCCAGCCAATGCCATCAGATGGCCTACGACAGAGAAGATTCTCAAGTGGAAAAACATACACGACCAACAGCAGTGCTATAGAAAGCAGTGAGGAAAGGACACAGAAAACACCATCTGTCTCCGCACATTCAAACCAGCATGTACATGTTGGTGATAATCACCGTTCAAGATCTGCTATATCCAGCATGCTTGCTGAACCTGCAAATATCCCTCATGAATTGCCTGCAGGAGATGGTGAGGAAGAAGGATTCGGTGGATTATGTGACACTGTGGACACTCGTTCCAGTCCCAGCAAGGAGAATCCCACCTCCCCAGTTGGTTCTCATAGTAGTTTCCGTGACAGTGATGATTCACGCTTAAGCGAACATGGGATTTCATCCTTGCCACCTGTAGAATTGTACAAAGTTAGTGAGGAACATTCACTGTCTCTACCAGAAAATCTTGAATTCTCTACTGTTTTTATTGACGAAGCTCCTGCATCTCCACCGGAGTACTTTGTTGCTCATAGTATCTTAAATGCCTTGAGCCTTAACCCATCTGATGTAGTACTATCTACATCAGGAACCTCCGAGAAGTTGCTTGCAGAAGGTGTCAAAGAGGAATCGTTGCTTGAGTCATACAAATTAGCACCGCTGCACACATATCCTTTGACTTCAGAGAACATCCCTACTCCATGTTCTGTCGTTGACAGCGGAGTGATAATTTCTTCTGATGAAGAGACCTATCCATTGCCATCTGTCTGTAGGAATATTCGCAGCAGTGCAGCTATTGTGAACATTGATACAGTCAGTCCTACATTGAACCTTCTTCCAGGGTTACTTGATCAGGGAATCGAGGACCTAGAATCGTCTGGCTTTCACGTAGCAGAGGAAAACATGATGCCATCCAATTTTGTTGAGGAGGTTTCAATATGCCCACATGCAGTAAAGAATATTGAACATTGCTTGGAGACTCCAGAGTTCTCTTTAAGCAGTCACGGGACTGAGAAAATGGAAGTTGCTGAAAATGTTAGGGAGTTAGCTGAAGAGGGTGGTGAGGATGCTAGGGAGAAAGAAATGTGTGAATTATACACAGAGAAGGAGAATGATACACTTGTCAATCTGGAGGATGAAGCTCCGCAAAGTGAGCATGTGGCCAGTACTACTGATAAGTGGTTGGAAACTTCAGAGTTCTCTTTATGCAGCCAAGATGCGAAGATGACGGAAGTTCTTGGAATTGTCAGCTCTGTTACAGTCAGTCCTGAATTGAACTATCCTGCATTTCCAGAGTTACTCGCGGAGGGTGATGAGGACTCGAAGGAGGATGAAACGTCTGACCTGCACTTAAATGAGCAGAAGGGCCTACCTTTTAATCTGGAGAATGAGCCTTTTCTGGATACACTTGTAGTTGATGCTGCTGAGGATTCATTAGTTTCACCAGAGTTTTTGTTATGCAGTGAAGAGGTCAAGATGGCCGAACTTCATGAAGTTTCCGAAGAAGTTTTGTCCGAATCAGAAGATGAGGGAGCATTTAATCATCAAAAGCTTGTTGTCGTGTCTCCAGATGATAGTAGTAACACTGAAAATTTGGTAAGCAATTCAATGTCTGCTCAGTGTGTCCCAGACGTCAATGTAAAAGaagttcttcaaggtgatCAGGAAGCATTGTCTGCGCTACCACATGAAAGCACTTGTCATTCCGAAGAAATATTCTTATCTTCAGGTGAGATCAATAATGATAAAGTCGAAGTCCAATCACCCTCTGGTGGTCAGGGTGGACTTCCTAAGTCTGAAGATGAAATGGCTTTCACTTCTCTGGATATTCCCAACTTGCTAGATGAGGTTATCAGTACAGAAATATTGCCAGACAACTCTGGATCTTCTGAATGTATCCCCGACAGCTATGGAATTCAATCTCCCCGTGACCGTGAGCACGCTCCATCTGAAACATTACAGGAAGTTCTTCTCGATGGAAGTCTGGCATCTTCAGACGAGGGCATAAACTCTGAAATATTTTCGCTCTATTCCAGATCATCTTCATGTGTTTCAGATGTTAAGATCCCAGAAATTCTCAGAGGTGGCACATCTTCTGAACCTGAAAATGATCTTGATTTTAGCTTTGATGAGAGGCACCCTGTGATATTTCCCAACATGGACTGTACAGAAAATTATGCAAACAACCCGAGGACTGCTGTTATTCTAGAGGCCAACATGATTGAAACTCTAAATGTTGCTGAAGAAGCAACTGCTGGTTCACTACATGAAGTTTCTTCAAACTTTTTGGGCACTCTTGTAGCTCCAGATGTAAGCAATGGCACGAGACAATCAGATAAACAGTTGGACTTACTGTCCTCTTCGTTTGCTCCAATAGTCGATGCATTTGAGCCATTGCAAACTGGTCAGGGGTTCTCTGAGATGCAATGTGAAAATGATTTTACTTTTCAGGAGACTAAAATGTCTCCTAAGGAGGTCAACAATGCTGAAAATTATTTGGCCAATACAAGTGATGATGATCAAGATGGCAACAAAACATCAACTGTAGCTCTGCAAACTGCTGAACCAAGGTTGTCCGAGTCTCAGTATGAAGACATTTTTACTCTTCCAAGGACCTACATGTCTCCTGATGATATTAATGATACTCAGACTTATTTGTCTAATGATTATGCTTCGGATCTTCCCCAGAAAGTGGAGAGTCATTGCCCCAGCGAAAAAGAATCACCTCAGGACCCCTTAAGTTTTGAGGAGATTTTGGTTTTACCAGACGGAGTTTCCCAAGCTGCAAATGATTTAGGCAGTGTGAAGTCACCGTCATGTTCTAAAGAGGTCAACTTAGCTGCACCTTTGGGGATTGATCAGGAAGAGACTCAGCAACAAGATGAGACCATATTGCGTGTTGAGGATGTTTACGCTTCTGAAAATCATTTTAGCAGTTCAGAGTCCGTAGATGTTCCAGAAACCATTCTGGCGGAGACTCTTCAGGGTGCAGATAGATTATCATCTGAGATACTTTACGATGGCATCTTCAGTTTTGAGGGGACATCAATATCCCTAGATGGTGACAACAATGTTGAGAAAATTTCTAACAATTCAGGTTCTGCTGTGCATACTGCACAGATTAACACGACAAGTCTTCTTGGTCTTCAAGAAGGATCTTTGAAGCCAGAATCTGTCTCTGCTTCATCTTGTAATGACATCAGCATCATGGAGGCTCCCCAAGAACTGCCCACAAATGCTGGAAGTGAAAAAGGTGAATGCCTGTGA